The Alkalihalobacillus sp. TS-13 genomic interval CTTACACTCTTTTTGTCTACAATCAAATCATTTCCAGCTTGCAAGACCAGCAACGGAACATCAGGAAATTGACCGACGGATTGGTGGGCGATCTTGATTGAGCTCATCAACTCCCGGTACCAGCGGATGGATACTTTTTTCACATAAAAAGCATCCTTTAGGTCCTGTTCGATCCGTTCCTTTGATCTTGTCGCTTTTCCAAACCCTTGATTAGAATTTAATCGTAAAGTAGGGTATACACGATTGATGACTCGAGATAATGCCTCAACGGGTTTTGGAGGTTTATAAACGATACCCAGACACGGTGATGATAGGATCACAGCGTTCACGGGCATTTTCCTTTCCGTCAGTGCACGGATGACCGCAAGTCCCCCCATACTATGACCGAACAAAAAGATTGGCAGACCAAATTGTGAAGCTGCTTCCATCCAGTTTTCGATCGTATCTATATATTCGCTGAATGAGTAGATATGTCCTCTGTTCCGACGGGTAGCACCTTGCCCAGGTAAATCACCCATGACGACGTGATAACCGTTTGCCACCCACTGCGAGCATAACCATTCATATCTGCCATGATGCTCGCCAGCACCATGGACCATCACGATTACTGCTATTGCATCTTCTGCTTCCCAGATCCACATGTACGACGCCCCTTTTCTTCTACTCTATAATTTGCTAAACTGCTATTGATTTCATACAACTATTTATTCATAAAAGAAAGAGGATGATACTTTGATTTATCCATATAAAGGAACAGAACCCAAAATTGATTCTAC includes:
- a CDS encoding alpha/beta hydrolase; translation: MWIWEAEDAIAVIVMVHGAGEHHGRYEWLCSQWVANGYHVVMGDLPGQGATRRNRGHIYSFSEYIDTIENWMEAASQFGLPIFLFGHSMGGLAVIRALTERKMPVNAVILSSPCLGIVYKPPKPVEALSRVINRVYPTLRLNSNQGFGKATRSKERIEQDLKDAFYVKKVSIRWYRELMSSIKIAHQSVGQFPDVPLLVLQAGNDLIVDKKSVRNWFNQLNLMEKSYKEWPGLYHEILNDPEREQVFLYLSRFVNLLLTFEENLQKE